The segment ACCACTTCGGTAGAAATCCATTGCGCCGACGTCCCGGGCTTTGTCGTCTCCAGCTCGACCACGACGATCGACGCGTCGGGAAAGATGATCAACCGGACGACGACCACCTTGGTCAGCTACGAGGCCAAGCTGGCCGAACAGAACTCTCCGACCGCGATTCGCCGCCGCGGACTCTTCAGCCGCCGCAACCGCTAGGCCTTCTAACTGCGGAAAACTGGGGAAATCGCCCCCTTTCCGGGCTGCGACTCCCCGTGAGAGCGTTGCCAGCATCGGCATTGCCCGCCATAATTGCGGGTTTACCCCCACTGCTTCGATCACGCTAGATTCGGGAGCCGCGCCATGGACGAGATGTTCGCCAAAATCGCCATCACCTTTGACGACGTTCTACTCGCGCCGCGCTACAGCGATTTTGTGCCGTCCGAAGTGACGACCGAAACGCAGCTGACCGCCAACATCAAGCTGAACATCCCGCTGATCAGCTCGCCGATGGATACGGTGACCGAAAGCGCCATGGCGATCGCCCTGTCCAAAGAGGGCGGCTTGGGGGTGATCCACAAGAACCTCTCGATCCAGCGCCAGACCGAAGAAGTCTACAAGGTGAAACGCTCGGCCAACGGCATCATCGTCGATCCGGTGACGATGCCGCCGGACGCTCCGGTCGAAGAAGCTCGCCGCGTGATGGAGCAGCACAACGTTTCGGGGATGCCGATCACGCTAGCTGACGGCAAGCTAGTGGGGATCCTGACTCGCCGCGATTTGCGGTTCCTCGAGTCGAATTCCCTTCGTATCCAAGAGGTTATGACGAAAGACAACCTTGTCACCGCCACGGGGACCGTAACGCTTGCGGAAGCTGAGCAAATTTTAACGGCTAAAAAGGTGGAGAAACTTTTACTGGTTGACGATGACTATAAACTGACCGGTCTCATCACGATCAAAGACATTGACATGATGAACCGGTTTCCTCAGGCGTCGAAAGATAGCCTGGGGCGGTTGCGAGTCGGCGCCGCGGTCGGAGTGATGGACTTTGAACGAGTCCAGAGCCTGATCGACAACAGCGTCGACGTGTTGGTCGTCGACAGCGCTCACGGCCACTCGAAGAACGTGATCGAGACGGTCCGCGAGATCAAGAAGAACTGGCCGATCGACGTGGTGGCGGGCAATATCGCCACCAGCGAAGGTTGTGCCGACTTGATCGCCGCCGGGGCCGACGCGGTCAAAGTCGGGATCGGACCTGGTTCGATCTGCACGACTCGAGTGGTGTCGGGCGTGGGGGTGCCGCAAATCACCGCCATTCGCGACGCAGCCTCGGTTGCAGCCAAGAGTGGGATTCCAATCATCGCTGACGGCGGCGTGCGGTTCTCCGGAGACATTTGCAAAGCGATCGCCTCGGGCGCCAGCGTGGTGATGATCGGCGGTTTGTTCGCCGGTTTGGCCGAAAGCCCCGGCGACGTAATCCTGTACCAAGGACGAACCTTCAAGGTTTACCGCGGCATGGGTTCGCTGGGAGCGATGGTGAAAGGCTCGAAAGAGCGTTATCGCCAGGGCGAAGTCAGCGAAGGGGGCAAACTGGTCCCCGAAGGAGTCGAAGGGCGAGTTCCCTTCAAAGGAAATTTGAGTCCGTTCGTGTATCAGCTTGTCGGCGGCTTACGTGCCGGGATGGGCTACTGCGGTACGCGGACGATTGAAGAACTACGCAGGGAAGCCAAGTTCATCCGGGTCACACCGGCCAGTGTTAGGGAAAGCCATCCGCATGACATCGCGATTACTCAGGAAGCCCCGAACTACAGCCCGGACGTTCATCAAAACAACGACTAAGGCGCTGTGTGGAGCGATCATTCTGTTTTCGGCGGCCGATCTGTGGGCCGCCGAAGGTCAGCCGCAAAGCCACCTGCAGTGGCGCCGCTCGACCAAAACTACCACTGCTCCGGAAGTCGCGACGCCGCTCGGCGTCAACGCTCCTGTCGAGCTGAAAACCGTCCGTAAGCCGACTCCGGCCGCTGCCGGAACGGTTCGCCCGGTCGCCCACGTTGAGCTGACGGCTCCGAACGGCGAACCGATGGTCCGCAAGGCCAGCAAGCTCTCCCCCGCTGACCCGTTCAATGATCCGTTTGGCGATCAGCTGACCGCTTTGAATCAAGAAGAAGCTCCGGCGCCGCAGCCGAGCCGTTTCTCTGCTCCGCAGCCGCTCACTCCGGCCGGCGACGCCGAACCGATGATCGAGCAGCCGAAGCCGATGGCGGAAGAGCCGATGCCGATGACCGTTCCGCCGATGAACGCTCCGAAGCTGCCGATGATGTCCCCCAGCGATCGCGAACCGATCGAACTCGGTGATGATGGTTTGCCGGTTCGCCCGCCTTCTCCCGAACGCAAGCCGTGCGGAACCATCTATAACGAACGGAACTGCTGCGACGACCTGGAAGCCTGCAGCGATATCGTCGCTCGTTTGAAGGCGTTCAAGTTGCCGCAGATCAACCTGGACATGACCCCGGCCTTCCGTCCTGATGAAGAAGATCCGGAACTGGCGGAACAAATGCGTATCGAAGCCCTCTCCGCCGCGCCGAGCCGCAGCTGGAAGATGCTCGATGGCCAGGTCGTCGCCGAAGGTCGCATGCTCGACTTCAAGAATCAACGCGTGGTGGTCGACACCGGTCGCGAGATCAAACGATTCGACCTCCGCGACTTGAGTGCGGACGATCGTTGCTTCGTCGCCGCCTACTGGGACCTGCCGTACGAATGCGGTTGGTCGGACGCCCAATTCCCGGGCCGTCACTGGTCGCCGACCGAAGTCAACTGGACCGCTTCGGCTCTGTGCCACAAGCCGCTGTACTTTGAAGAACGTGCTCTGGAACGTTACGGTCACATGACCGGACCGATCACCCAGCCGTTCGTCTCCGGCGCCCACTTCTTCGTCAGTGCCGCCGTCCTGCCGTACCAAATGGGGATGTATCCGCCGAGCGAATGCCAGTACGCGTTGGGCTACTACCGCCCGGGCAACTGTGCTCCGTGGATGCTGCCGCCGGTTCCGATCAGCCTCCGAGGCGCCGCCGCTCAGGCCGCCGTGGTGGTTGGGGCCGCCTACTGGATCCCCTAATCGATTACGAAGCTTTGCTACTTGGGAGCGATTGGTTGAAGCGGCGAGATCGTCTGATCTCGCCGTTTTCGTTTTCTTGGCGAAATTTTTGGTAGGATCTCCAATATCACGGCTCGGTTCGCGAACCTGCGTAGGGCAGGCCGTGCCTGCCGAAATGCGAACGCCAGCAAGAAGAACGGCAGGCACGGCCTGCCCTACGGCTACTCGAAGGAGAGTCCGTTATGCGTCACGCCTATCGTTATCAACCGTATCGTTACGAGTCCGAGACGAAGTTCCTGGGACTCCCCTTGGTCAGCATCGCGTATGGTCCCGACGGCCCTTCGCCAACCGGCGTCGCTCGCGGCGTCTTCGCCTTTGGCGATGTGGCGATTGGGATGTTCGCCTGTGGTGGTGTGTCGATCGGGTTGATCTCAGTCGGCGGCCTATCGGTCGGAGCGATTAGCTTGGGCGGAGTCGCGATTGGAATCTTAGCGCTAGGAGGTCTGGCGGTGGGAATCCTGGGCGCAGCCGGCGGCTGTGCGGTTGGCGCCGTCGCCATCGGCGGATGCGCCATCGGCTGGCAAGCGTTCGGCGGAGCGGCGATTCGGATACCGGAGTTGCTCTCGAGCGTCGTGCGTTTTCCGTTTTAGAACGCGCGGATTAACGCCACGAGTTTTCGCCTGGCGTGAACGGCAACGCATCTCTGGCGTCGGGGATCCCGTCGCCGTCAGCATCGTTCGCGGACTTGCGCTGCGTGACCGGCGTTGGCTGCGATGCGATCTCTTTCCAAAGTGCGATTGCCGCATCGCGTCGCGTCAGCTTGGCCGAATTGGCGGGAGCGGCGCACTCATAACCTTTGGCGCGAATTTTCGCGACGACGTCGTTCATCCATTTTTCGTCGGCCGCTGCTTCCGGTTGAAAGTCAACGTCGGCGGGGCCGAGCGGCAAGAGGCGGCGAGCGGCCAATTGTTGGATCGCCACGAATCCAGTGTCGTAAGGATCGACGTCGCCAAACGGCCAGATCGCGACTGGCGCCGCATCTTTCTCGGGGAGCAGGCCGTTCCAGACTTTCGCCAACAGCTGCTGATCGAACCAGATTTGTCGCGGCTCCACCTCTTGCTGCAAACTGACCGCGGCGATCGCTCCGCAGGCCTGGCCAGCTGCCGTCGACTGGTCATGCAAGCGGCATGAAGAGCTGACGATGCTGGTGTAGCCAAGATTCTTTTGAGCGCCGAGCAATCCGTCGAACTCAACAGGCACGAAGCTGCGCATGGGAAAGATCGCTCGCCCCGTGCCGCCGACCCCAAACCGGCGTTTGCCACGGAACGTCGCTTCCCAGGGGCCTTCCGGTCCGTCAGGCGTCATCCAGCGCCGGGCCGTCGGATGGAAGTCGAGTTCAAATTGCCACGAGAAAACCCCATCTTCAAACATCGTTTGGGCGTAGTTCGATTGCGAGCCTTCGCCGAGAACCTCTTGCTCTTTGATCATGTGCAGCGCTTCCAGTCGCAAGCTCTCGCGCACGTACGGTTTCGGCGGAAGTTTGTCAGGCGTTCCAAACTCGTCGCTGAGGGCCAACTTCCGGAACAGCGGATACTTTTGCTGAAGGTAGTAGAGATACTGGAGCGTCCGCAGTCGCGCGTCCTGAAAGATGATCTCCCGCTGAGCCGGCGTGAGATCGACGATCGGTTTCGTCGCCGCCCCCGCTTCGGTCTTTTCGAGCGCAGCGGCCACATTGGCCGGCAACGTATCGAGCGGATAGTCAATCGGCGGATTGTTGATCAGGATGATGTCCGGCTGCTGACGATCGGTAAGCGCTTTGCCGTCCACTAGGCGACGAGTGGTGTAATTGAACTTGTCGTCGATCCAGCTCCACATGCCATGGAAATTACGCTCGTCGTAGCCGGCCGGTTCCGGAATGGTCGCTTCGTTTTCCTGTTCGACCAAAATCATGCACCACGTGATCGGGTTCACGTCGGTTTTGGGATCGGGCGATTCCTGGGCGCGCGGCTCGCCATATTCAGCGCGAGCGTCGAGACCAAAGTCGTACGCCGCCCCTGACAGTTTGATAACGTCTCCCCAGTCGCTGGCGTCGATCGTCAGCTTCGCATTGACTTGCAGCGACTCGCTGCCGCCGGTCGTCGGTTCAAAGAGGACGTTGACGACGCGATTCTCCTCTACCCCGACCGACTTCGGACGTAGATTGGAAATGCGGCGAATCTGCCCCGTCGCTTCGTACGGCTGCAGCAGTTCTCCAAAGATCTGATTCGCGAGCTTTGGTTGACAGGTCGTGATGACCCGCGTGTTGCCGGGGCGGGCCGATCCGTACAGTTCTTTGTTCTTGCGTTCAATGGCGTCAATCACTTCACGAAACAAACCGGATCGCGGGATCGGGACTTCGCCGTTGTAGTCGTGAGCTCGATTTTCATCGATCGCGCCGAGCGCCTCCGCCGAGAACTGTCCACCAAGCCACTCGATGTCGTTGACCAGCACGATCCGTTCGATCCCCATGCGAGCCGCTTGGACTGCGGCGGCGCACCCCGATTCCGTTCCACCGACGATCAAGAGATCGGCCTCGAGCGTCTTTTCCGCTGCGGTCGCCGCTGAAGGGATGCACCACAGTCCCAGGAGTGTGATCAGAATAGCGGAGCAGCTTCGCGCAAGAATCGCCATGATGTTTCTCCGGATGCGAATCTCGCGCAAGGGTGAGCGGAGCATTCGCAGCATGATGTTGGTTGGGGTGTTGGCTCACACGCTGGTGAGCTGGGGCGAATCCGCTAAGTGTTCCGGCGGGTCGAGACCCCAAGTGACGGAACATTCGCGGCTCCCTGCGGATGTCGGGGAACAGGCAGTG is part of the Blastopirellula sediminis genome and harbors:
- a CDS encoding FAD-dependent oxidoreductase — translated: MAILARSCSAILITLLGLWCIPSAATAAEKTLEADLLIVGGTESGCAAAVQAARMGIERIVLVNDIEWLGGQFSAEALGAIDENRAHDYNGEVPIPRSGLFREVIDAIERKNKELYGSARPGNTRVITTCQPKLANQIFGELLQPYEATGQIRRISNLRPKSVGVEENRVVNVLFEPTTGGSESLQVNAKLTIDASDWGDVIKLSGAAYDFGLDARAEYGEPRAQESPDPKTDVNPITWCMILVEQENEATIPEPAGYDERNFHGMWSWIDDKFNYTTRRLVDGKALTDRQQPDIILINNPPIDYPLDTLPANVAAALEKTEAGAATKPIVDLTPAQREIIFQDARLRTLQYLYYLQQKYPLFRKLALSDEFGTPDKLPPKPYVRESLRLEALHMIKEQEVLGEGSQSNYAQTMFEDGVFSWQFELDFHPTARRWMTPDGPEGPWEATFRGKRRFGVGGTGRAIFPMRSFVPVEFDGLLGAQKNLGYTSIVSSSCRLHDQSTAAGQACGAIAAVSLQQEVEPRQIWFDQQLLAKVWNGLLPEKDAAPVAIWPFGDVDPYDTGFVAIQQLAARRLLPLGPADVDFQPEAAADEKWMNDVVAKIRAKGYECAAPANSAKLTRRDAAIALWKEIASQPTPVTQRKSANDADGDGIPDARDALPFTPGENSWR
- the guaB gene encoding IMP dehydrogenase — encoded protein: MDEMFAKIAITFDDVLLAPRYSDFVPSEVTTETQLTANIKLNIPLISSPMDTVTESAMAIALSKEGGLGVIHKNLSIQRQTEEVYKVKRSANGIIVDPVTMPPDAPVEEARRVMEQHNVSGMPITLADGKLVGILTRRDLRFLESNSLRIQEVMTKDNLVTATGTVTLAEAEQILTAKKVEKLLLVDDDYKLTGLITIKDIDMMNRFPQASKDSLGRLRVGAAVGVMDFERVQSLIDNSVDVLVVDSAHGHSKNVIETVREIKKNWPIDVVAGNIATSEGCADLIAAGADAVKVGIGPGSICTTRVVSGVGVPQITAIRDAASVAAKSGIPIIADGGVRFSGDICKAIASGASVVMIGGLFAGLAESPGDVILYQGRTFKVYRGMGSLGAMVKGSKERYRQGEVSEGGKLVPEGVEGRVPFKGNLSPFVYQLVGGLRAGMGYCGTRTIEELRREAKFIRVTPASVRESHPHDIAITQEAPNYSPDVHQNND